The Flaviramulus sp. BrNp1-15 genome includes the window TACCGAAGAATTGAGGAGAACAAACAACACCATCTGTAGCTAAGCTACCTCCAGGAAATTGTGCATAACCTAAAATTCCTCCACCAATATTACATACCCATATATTTAAGTGAGTTTCTGGAGATACTGGAGGATAAGCACTTTTTACTGCATTACTAGTTCCCCAAGAGGTTGTTGTACTAGAATATCTAAATGTATTTGCTAGTGTGAATGTAATTTCACTATCTGCAGCTAATCCAGCAAATTCAGAAGGTGCTTGATTTACATCGTTATTTGTTTTTCTAAAATCACTATTTAACACTGCTATTTGCGAGCTTATTTGAGCATTGCTAATATTTTCGTTAGAGTTACTATATACCACAATAACGTTTACAGGAATATTAATTACACCTAAGTTATCTGGTGTTGGCTCTTCACCACCACCGCCACCGCCACCATTTCCAGGATTGGTAGGTTTGCCTTTTGCTGCTATAAATTTTCTAGTATGATATTCAACATCATACATTTTTTTTGCTAAACCAGGATTTTCATCAAGTTGTCTATTAAGCACATTCATGGAATAGCAAGTTTTGGTTTTGTCTTTACCATTATTCGATTTTGAAGCTACATCTTCATTCAAATCGGTGTAAAGATAAAAATCACTCATATCAATTTCTTGTTCTTGAGTGATTTCATTTTTGTCATCATCACATGCTGTAAATAATAAGGCAACAGCCGCCATACTTAAAAATAATCTTTTCATTATAAAATAATTTAAATTAGTCGCCGCTGAAGATATAATTATTTTAGAATTAATCTTACATATTCGTAAAAAATTTGTTAATTATTCGACGAAATGCAGTGGGATTGATAATTATTTAACAAATAAATAAAAGAATAATTATTAAGAAAGCATCATTTTTGCTTTTTTAACGCCTTCAACTAAAGTGTTAATTTCAGCTTTTGTGTTGTAAAAAGAAAATGAAGCACGAACAGTACCAGGAATTTTAAAATAATCCATAATAGGTTGTGCGCAGTGGTGACCTGTGCGAACTGCTATACCTAGTTTATCTAAAATAGTGCCCACATCGTAAGGGTGAATACCTTCTAGATTAAAAGAAATAACAGATGTTTTGTGCTTTGAAGTTCCATAAATTTTTAAACCTTCAATTTCTAGAAGTTTTTGAGTAGCGTAATCTAAAAGCTCATTTTCATACTTGTCTATAGTATTAAAACCAATAGCATTCATATAATCTATCGCTGCTCCAAAAGCAATACCTCCACAAATGTTTGGAGTTCCTGCTTCAAATTTATGTGGTAAATCTGCGTAGGTCGTTTTTTCAAAAGTTACTTCGGCTATCATTTCGCCTCCACCTTGGTAAGGCGGTAATTTTTTAAGCCATTCTTCTTTACCGTAAAGTAAACCAACTCCTGTTGGTCCACACATTTTATGAGCGGAAGCTACGTAGAAATCGACATCTAATTTTTGGACATCTGGCTTTAAGTGTGCACATGATTGTGCACCATCTATTAAAACTGCTGCACCAACTTTATGAGCTTCTTTAATAATATATTCAATAGGGTTTATGGTTCCTAGAGCGTTTGAAATATGATTTACAAATACTAATTTAGTATTTGTAGAAAGAAGCTGGTTAAATTTAGTCATCTCCAATTCGCCTTCAAGGTTCATTGGGATAACCTTTAAAATTGCTCCTGTGCGTTCGCAAAGCATTTGCCAAGGCACTATATTACTGTGATGTTCTAAGGCCGATACAATTATTTCGTCGCCTTTTTTTAACAATGAAGAGAATCCGTTTGCTACAAGATTAATACCATGAGTTGTTCCAGAAGTAAAAATGATTTCATGCGGTTTTTTTGCATTGAAATGTTTTTGAATTTTTAATCTGGCTTGCTCGTACAAATCGGTTGCTTCTTGGCTTAATGTATGTACACCACGATGTATGTTTGCATTGTAGTTTGAATAATAATCTACAATAACATCTATAACTTGCTGCGGCGTTTGTGAGGTTGCAGCATTATCAAAATACACCAAAGGTTTACCGTTTACTTTACGAGAAAGTATGGGAAAGTCTTTTCGTATGTCTTCTACATTAAACATAGCTTTGTGTTTAGCCCCGATTGAGGCATTTGTTGGAGC containing:
- a CDS encoding zinc metalloprotease, coding for MKRLFLSMAAVALLFTACDDDKNEITQEQEIDMSDFYLYTDLNEDVASKSNNGKDKTKTCYSMNVLNRQLDENPGLAKKMYDVEYHTRKFIAAKGKPTNPGNGGGGGGGEEPTPDNLGVINIPVNVIVVYSNSNENISNAQISSQIAVLNSDFRKTNNDVNQAPSEFAGLAADSEITFTLANTFRYSSTTTSWGTSNAVKSAYPPVSPETHLNIWVCNIGGGILGYAQFPGGSLATDGVVCSPQFFGTTGYVQAPFDKGRTMTHEVGHYLNLRHIWGDGRCKQDDFVSDTPSSDGPNYGCPSYPTVNCRTNDMTMNYMDYVDDACMYMFSEGQKSRMRAIFASGGARESMLP
- a CDS encoding aminotransferase class V-fold PLP-dependent enzyme; amino-acid sequence: MFNVEDIRKDFPILSRKVNGKPLVYFDNAATSQTPQQVIDVIVDYYSNYNANIHRGVHTLSQEATDLYEQARLKIQKHFNAKKPHEIIFTSGTTHGINLVANGFSSLLKKGDEIIVSALEHHSNIVPWQMLCERTGAILKVIPMNLEGELEMTKFNQLLSTNTKLVFVNHISNALGTINPIEYIIKEAHKVGAAVLIDGAQSCAHLKPDVQKLDVDFYVASAHKMCGPTGVGLLYGKEEWLKKLPPYQGGGEMIAEVTFEKTTYADLPHKFEAGTPNICGGIAFGAAIDYMNAIGFNTIDKYENELLDYATQKLLEIEGLKIYGTSKHKTSVISFNLEGIHPYDVGTILDKLGIAVRTGHHCAQPIMDYFKIPGTVRASFSFYNTKAEINTLVEGVKKAKMMLS